Proteins encoded by one window of Musa acuminata AAA Group cultivar baxijiao chromosome BXJ2-9, Cavendish_Baxijiao_AAA, whole genome shotgun sequence:
- the LOC103973666 gene encoding GDSL esterase/lipase At5g33370-like, producing the protein MDEALLLFSVVVVIVAVLASLSPPSEARAFFVFGDSLVDNGNNNFLATTARADSPPYGIDTPSQQPTGRFSNGLNIPDILSEHLGAEPTLPYLSPDLQGEKLLVGANFASAGIGILNDTGIQFINIIRINRQLQHFEEYQERLRAMIGQSQAKKLVNQALFLITLGGNDFVNNYYLIPFSVRSRQFSLPDYVDYILFEYKKILTRLHEMGGRRALVTGTGPLGCVPAELALRSLDGECDPELQRAASLFNSQLFQVLQELNTQFGADVFISANAFRMHMNYVTNPEAFGFTTSKFACCGQGPYNGLGLCTVASNLCEDRSKYAFWDAFHPSEKACRIVVSHFMDGSSEYMNPMNLSTILAMDAMI; encoded by the exons ATGGATGAGGCATTGCTTCTCTTctccgtcgtcgtcgtcatcgtagCAGTCCTTGCGAGCCTCTCTCCTCCTTCAGAGGCGCGTGCTTTCTTCGTCTTCGGCGATTCTCTGGTCGACAATGGTAACAACAACTTCTTGGCGACCACTGCCCGGGCTGACTCCCCTCCTTACGGGATCGATACACCCAGTCAACAACCCACAGGGAGGTTCTCTAATGGACTTAACATACCTGATATCCTCA GCGAACACCTAGGAGCTGAACCCACACTACCTTACCTCAGTCCCGATCTCCAAGGGGAGAAACTGCTTGTTGGTGCCAACTTTGCATCGGCAGGGATCGGAATTCTGAATGACACAGGCATCCAGTTT ATAAACATCATCAGAATCAATAGGCAGCTGCAACATTTCGAGGAGTATCAGGAGAGGCTTAGAGCCATGATAGGTCAATCTCAGGCGAAAAAGCTTGTGAACCAAGCATTATTTCTGATCACCCTTGGAGGGAATGACTTCGTCAACAACTACTACTTGATCCCTTTCTCTGTACGATCTCGCCAGTTTTCGCTGCCTGACTACGTAGACTATATACTGTTCGAGTACAAGAAAATTCTCACG CGGCTACACGAGATGGGGGGTCGTCGGGCTCTCGTCACCGGCACCGGGCCGCTGGGCTGCGTCCCAGCTGAGCTCGCCCTACGAAGCCTCGACGGCGAGTGCGATCCCGAGCTACAAAGAGCCGCAAGCCTGTTCAATTCGCAGCTCTTCCAGGTCCTGCAGGAGCTCAACACCCAGTTCGGTGCAGACGTCTTCATTTCAGCAAACGCCTTCAGGATGCATATGAACTACGTGACGAACCCAGAGGCCTTCG GTTTTACGACGTCAAAGTTTGCATGTTGTGGGCAAGGACCCTACAACGGACTCGGCCTCTGTACGGTGGCGTCCAACCTTTGTGAAGaccgtagcaaatacgccttctggGACGCCTTTCATCCTTCGGAGAAAGCCTGCCGGATCGTCGTGAGCCATTTCATGGACGGCTCTTCCGAGTACATGAACCCCATGAACTTGAGCACCATCTTAGCCATGGATGCCATGATTTAA